The region TATGACTTAGTCAATCGCACAGACAATTATAAAACAGATATTCAGCAATTTATTAACGACAACAAATTGAGTAATCGTGCTGTCAGAAAAGATGCTGTATTAATAAACGAATGGATCATAACTTCTAATAACCAATTTTTTAAAGATAAAGACGATAAAGAAATTAAAGACTTTTTTGATACTGCGAAATCATATTTTGCGGACAAATTTTGTGATGAGAATATCCGCTACGCTCAAGGGCATTTAGACGAAACAACACCGCATATGCACTTAGGAATTGTGCCTTTCAATGCGGAAAATAAGCTATCAGCAAAGACTGTTTTTA is a window of Lactobacillus intestinalis DNA encoding:
- the mobV gene encoding MobV family relaxase is translated as MSYLVARMQKMKAGNLVGMGNHNQRLTDNHLNKEIDTERSYLNYDLVNRTDNYKTDIQQFINDNKLSNRAVRKDAVLINEWIITSNNQFFKDKDDKEIKDFFDTAKSYFADKFCDENIRYAQGHLDETTPHMHLGIVPFNAENKLSAKTVF